The Phoenix dactylifera cultivar Barhee BC4 unplaced genomic scaffold, palm_55x_up_171113_PBpolish2nd_filt_p 000626F, whole genome shotgun sequence genome includes a region encoding these proteins:
- the LOC103718581 gene encoding activating signal cointegrator 1 complex subunit 2 produces the protein MASAPSQRSHGPKGSYRNQKRFVPKGENSSSSSRDHPIPGNAKPPPPLTTALRGSSAAPARPGGKGRRGGGGNFVRYLPQDEAVACGLGADAGGLDAVESQGIVDLLNDELSKLLKMSPRDFWREVATNDSLHDFLDSYLQFRHRWYDFPHRGARGIVAGVIVGELELCRRVFMVLYRISSNKDPGACANECLSMKEHTALLQEKKLLDLPKLLDICAIYGHDNEELTRLLVTNAFKAQPKLLDNVSSVVTHFLNIVHTMHQRCSSSLEVLIASRGREVCGYGHLYEDFLEVVDFINDAIVTLDAFAHAYKPASLYFSIPFEMSYGNEELLSTLARLHDSLLPSLQQGFKLVSSYVPDRKQNLSAGLVQDIVLSLKMLSVRVVKFGWKLLDFCYLNDQLTDDSLLQTAMKMFPAKVEDPVIRGDILVQTFKEINGEVSIPYEKYHSGTFLRNLEKDFKILGQIQGLRNTGWIFMDDEQFQYLSQIAAPATTVSWNKEPEIPISLLNDTAQTDEEAVIHDSKISQIKDLFPDYGKGFLSACLEVYNHDPEEVIQRILEGTLHEDLSSLDTSLEKILPLKSATQKKSDKGKEVLLESASRTSVSPAKVDSKMPRKDEDGPSSSVSSYGRYTRKSNNDLPDTAVLDSRTDKDAVRSSVLAAEYEYEDEYDDSFDDLVLSVVEAGYEEADNLSNRNSSLSERSSGSEVETSSRNSTSKWSSQKKPQFYVKDGKNYSYKVSGSVGVSNAQEAAVLNYAQKEIIHGLGRGGNLPVGAVKKLMDAEEQDHPISDAAESLGRGNPNPRGRGGRRGGGNHHRKDRAMKKHFTGLVGS, from the exons ATGGCGTCCGCTCCCTCTCAGCGATCTCACGGCCCCAAGGGCTCATACCGCAACCAAAAGCGCTTCGTCCCCAAGGGAGagaactcctcctcctcctcgagagATCACCCGATCCCCGGCAACGCCAAGCCTCCGCCGCCGCTAACCACTGCGCTGCGGGGGTCCTCCGCCGCCCCGGCGCGGCCGGGAGGGAAGGGGAGGCGCGGCGGAGGCGGGAATTTCGTCAGATACTTGCCGCAGGATGAGGCGGTCGCTTGCGGTCTCGGGGCCGACGCTGGGGGCTTGGACGCCGTCGAGTCGCAGGGCATCGTTGATCTCCTCAATGACGAGCTCTCCAAGCTGCTTAAGATGAGCCCTAGGGATTTCTGGAGAGAAG TGGCAACGAATGATTCGCTGCATGATTTCTTGGATAGTTATTTGCAGTTCAGGCACAGATGGTATGATTTCCCACACCGGGGGGCGAGGGGAATTGTGGCAGGTGTTATTGTGGGAGAGCTTGAGCTATGCCGTCGTGTCTTTATGGTCCTTTATCGAAT ATCTTCTAATAAAGACCCTGGAGCATGTGCAAATGAATGCCTTAGCATGAAAGAGCACACAG CCCTCCTGCAGGAAAAGAAACTGCTGGATTTGCCAAAATTACTGGATATATGTGCTATCTACGGGCATGACAACGAAGAACTGACTAGGTTATTG GTTACAAATGCTTTCAAAGCCCAGCCAAAGCTCCTTGACAACGTCAGCTCAGTGGTAACACATTTTCTAAACATAGTTCACACGATGCATCAAAGATGCAGCTCATCATTAGAG GTACTAATTGCTTCGAGAGGACGTGAAGTTTGTGGATATGGTCATCTCTATGAAGATTTTTTAGAG GTCGTGGACTTCATAAATGATGCCATTGTGACTCTAGATGCTTTTGCTCATGCATACAAACCTGCATCTTTGTACTTCTCTATTCCATTTGAAATGAG TTATGGAAATGAGGAGCTACTGAGTACCCTGGCAAGATTACATGATTCCTTGCTGCCCTCTTTACAACAAGGATTTAAACTTGTTTCTAGTTATGTGCCTGATAGGAAACAAAACCTATCTGCTggcttggttcaagatattgttCTCAGTTTGAAAATGTTGTCAGTGAGAGTAGTCAAGTTTGGTTGGAAATTGCTGGACTTCTGCTATTTAAATGATCAACTTACTGATGATAGTCTCCTTCAAACTGCTATGAAGATGTTTCCAGCCAAAGTCGAGGATCCTGTCATAAGAGGAGACATTTTAGTTCAAACCTTTAAAGAGATCAATGGGGAAGTTTCAATTCCATATGAGAAATATCATAGTGGAACATTTCTACGGAATCTTGAAAAGGACTTCAAGATACTGGGGCAAATTCAAGGCCTTCGCAACACTG GATGGATTTTTATGGATGACGAGCAGTTTCAATACCTATCTCAAATTGCAGCACCAGCTACCACGGTGTCCTGGAATAAAGAACCTGAGATCCCCATCTCTTTGCTGAATGATACTGCACAGACGGATGAAGAGGCTGTAATCCATGACTCTAAAATTAGTCAAATTAAGGACCTATTCCCTGATTATGGGAAAGGTTTTCTTTCAGCTTGCCTTGAAGTTTATAACCACGACCCTGAAGAAGTTATTCAAAGGATATTAGAAGGAACTCTTCATGAAGATCTTTCATCTCTGGATACTTCATTAGAGAAAATTCTACCACTGAAGTCAGCAACCCAGAAGAAGAGTGATAAAGGGAAAGAGGTGCTACTAGAATCTGCATCTCGTACTTCTGTGTCACCTGCTAAAGTGGATAGCAAAATGCCACGGAAAGATGAAGATGGCCCTTCCTCTTCTGTTTCATCATATGGGCGATACACAAGGAAGTCTAATAATGACTTGCCTGACACTGCAGTTTTAGACTCAAGAACAGATAAAGATGCAGTAAGGTCTTCTGTCCTTGCGGCAGAGTACGAATATGAGGATGAGTATGATGATTCGTTTGATGATCTAGTTTTGAGTGTTGTGGAAGCAGGATATGAAGAGGCAGATAACTTGAGTAATAGGAACAGCTCATTATCAGAAAGGTCTTCAGGATCGGAAGTTGAGACTTCATCGCGCAATTCTACTTCAAAATGGAGTTCACAGAAGAAGCCACAATTTTATGTTAAGGATGGGAAAAACTACAGCTACAAAGTTTCTGGTTCAGTTGGCGTGTCTAATGCTCAGGAAGCAGCTGTTTTAAACTACGCCCAGAAGGAAATAATTCATGGTCTTGGTCGTGGTGGAAATTTACCTGTTGGGGCTGTCAAGAAGTTGATGGATGCTGAAGAGCAGGATCACCCAATCTCTGATGCTGCAGAAAGTTTAGGCAGAGGGAACCCGAATCCTCGGGgtagaggaggaaggagaggtgG
- the LOC103718592 gene encoding pentatricopeptide repeat-containing protein At1g25360-like — MPPSSLSTLLSLQPLDVHKLANRFAAHLQLLAAALPKASAAASLPSPILLRLRALHAHILASGFKPRAHILNRLVDLYAKAGDLPSARLLFDAAAPADAAAATSLVNAYAATGRLPLARRLFDCIPLPSRDTVFYNSMISGYARAGDGPLALAIFRDMLRDDFRPDDYTFTGVLSAAATIIVLELDHCGQLHCAVVKSGTEQVISVSNALIALYFKCDSPEIAVIAREVFDRMVKRDELTWTTMVVGYVRKRDINEARQVFDKMEGRFDVVWNAMISGYVHCGLFSEALEMFRRMNSIGISLDEFTYTSVLSACANAGLFIHGKAVHAHIIRSGPDFNPESALPIENVLVTLYSKCGKTNVAKRIFDDIKRKDPVSWNAILTGYVNCGRIDDALAIFQIMPHKNELAWMVMISGFVHNGLAEEGLKLFSRMRAEGTKPYDYTYASTIAACGELGTLEHGRQLHAQLIQFGYESSNSAGNALLTMYAKCGALEEARLMFLVMPNVDSVSWNAMIAALGHHGHGREAIELFDCMIGEGIFPDRISFLTVLSACNHAGLVDEGFRYFESMKHDYGIIPGEDHYARLIDLLGRAGRIGEGRDVIKSMPFEPGPSIWEAVLSGCRMHGDMDLGIYAAEQLFKMIPQHDGTYVLLSNIYAAVGWWEDVARVRKLMKDRGVKKEPGCSWIEVANKVHVFLVNDARHPEVQEVYKFLEILGVKMRKLGYVPDTKFVLHDVDPGKKEYALSTHSEKLAVGYGLMKLPSGATVRVLKNLRICGDCHAAIMFMSKAADREIIVRDVKRFHHFNNGECSCGNYW; from the coding sequence ATGCCCCCTTCGTCTCTCTCCACTCTCCTCTCCCTCCAACCCCTCGACGTCCACAAACTCGCCAACCGGTTCGCCGCCCACCTCCAACTCCTCGCCGCGGCTCTCCCCAaagcctccgccgccgcctccctcccctcccccatcctcctccgcctccgcgCCCTCCACGCTCACATCCTCGCCTCCGGTTTCAAGCCCCGCGCCCACATCCTCAACCGCCTCGTCGACCTATACGCCAAGGCCGGCGACCTCCCCTCCGCCCGCCTTCTCTTCGACGCCGCCGCCCCTGCCGATGCCGCTGCGGCCACCTCCCTTGTCAACGCCTACGCCGCCACCGGCCGCCTCCCCCTCGCTCGCCGCCTCTTCGACTGCATCCCTCTCCCTTCCCGGGATACTGTCTTCTACAACTCCATGATCTCCGGCTATGCCCGCGCCGGCGACGGCCCGCTGGCCCTCGCCATTTTCCGCGACATGCTCCGGGATGACTTCCGGCCGGACGACTACACCTTCACCGGAGTTCTCAGCGCTGCAGCCACCATCATTGTTCTCGAACTCGACCATTGCGGGCAGCTCCATTGCGCCGTGGTGAAGTCCGGCACGGAGCAGGTCATCTCTGTTTCAAATGCCTTAATTGCTTtgtacttcaagtgtgattccCCTGAGATAGCAGTAATTGCTCGGGAGGTGTTTGATAGAATGGTCAAGAGAGATGAGCTCACTTGGACCACAATGGTTGTCGGGTATGTCAGGAAAAGAGATATAAATGAAGCTCGTCAAGTTTTTGACAAGATGGAGGGAAGGTTTGATGTCGTTTGGAATGCAATGATTTCGGGATATGTGCATTGTGGGCTTTTTTCAGAAGCATTGGAGATGTTTAGAAGGATGAATTCAATTGGTATCTCGCTTGATGAGTTCACTTACACAAGTGTGCTCAGTGCTTGTGCGAATGCCGGGCTTTTCATTCATGGAAAAGCTGTTCATGCCCACATCATTCGTTCAGGGCCTGACTTCAATCCTGAATCGGCATTGCCCATCGAGAATGTGTTGGTCACCCTATACTCGAAGTGCGGAAAGACCAATGTCGCAAAAAGAATTTTTGAtgatattaaaagaaaagatccCGTTTCATGGAATGCCATCTTGACAGGATATGTGAATTGTGGTCGCATTGATGATGCACTTGCAATTTTTCAGATTATGCCTCATAAGAATGAGTTGGCATGGATGGTGATGATCTCGGGGTTTGTACACAATGGGCTTGCCGAGGAAGGCTTGAAGTTGTTCAGTCGAATGAGGGCTGAGGGTACCAAGCCTTATGACTATACGTATGCAAGCacaattgctgcatgtggtgagcTTGGAACATTGGAGCATGGGCGGCAGCTCCATGCACAGCTCATCCAGTTTGGCTATGAATCAAGCAACTCGGCGGGAAATGCTCTTTTGACGATGTATGCCAAGTGTGGAGCACTGGAGGAAGCACGCCTCATGTTCCTTGTGATGCCCAATGTGGACTCTGTATCTTGGAATGCAATGATTGCTGCCCTTGGGCATCATGGACATGGTAGAGAGGCAATTGAGCTTTTCGACTGCATGATTGGGGAGGGTATATTTCCAGACCGCATCTCTTTCCTAACAGTCCTGTCAGCCTGCAATCATGCAGGCTTGGTAGATGAAGGCTTTCGGTACTTtgaatccatgaaacatgattaTGGTATTATCCCAGGGGAAGATCATTATGCCCGGTTGATTGATTTACTAGGCAGGGCTGGGCGTATTGGAGAAGGTAGGGATGTAATTAAATCAATGCCCTTTGAGCCAGGCCCATCTATTTGGGAGGCTGTTCTATCAGGCTGCAGAATGCATGGGGACATGGATCTTGGAATTTATGCAGCGGAGCAACTCTTTAAGATGATACCGCAGCATGATGGAACGTATGTCCTTTTATCCAACATCTATGCTGCCGTTGGGTGGTGGGAAGATGTTGCAAGGGTTAGGAAATTGATGAAAGATCGTGGGGTGAAGAAGGAACCTGGATGCAGCTGGATTGAAGTTGCAAATAAGGTTCATGTGTTCCTTGTCAATGATGCAAGACACCCTGAGGTGCAGGAAGTATACAAATTCCTCGAGATACTTGGAGTCAAGATGAGGAAGCTGGGATATGTCCCTGATACCAAGTTTGTTCTGCATGATGTTGATCCTGGGAAAAAGGAATATGCATTATCTACTCACAGCGAGAAATTAGCTGTTGGATATGGGCTTATGAAATTGCCTTCTGGGGCCACAGTTAGAGTTCTTAAGAACTTGAGAATTTGTGGGGATTGCCATGCTGCGATCATGTTCATGTCAAAGGCAGCTGATAGAGAGATAATTGTCAGAGATGTTAAACGGTTTCACCATTTTAATAATGGAGAGTGTTCTTGTGGGAATTATTGGTGA